In one window of Arachis ipaensis cultivar K30076 chromosome B06, Araip1.1, whole genome shotgun sequence DNA:
- the LOC107647501 gene encoding uncharacterized protein LOC107647501 yields the protein MDDALPDDDVADDMEPNIIADDSGNDIAAGGPAGVGGGSSSGAQQYPPHFSSLDLDAMRQEGVLGKPIRFDASDTQGTGGLSEFQVGQRFQDKEEAVLSVKTGIWEVKWYNGPHTCLATSISSDHRSLDYHVILAFIMPMIRADASICIKVLLNATEAHFRFRPAYKRVWLAKQKAMAQIYRDWDESYNELSRWVLGVQLTMPGSVAVLRTSAIRVGGQVDDSQAYFHRLFWTFPPLHARVHR from the exons ATGGATGATGCATTGCCGGATGATGATGTCGCTGATGATATGGAGCCGAACATCATTGCTGATGACAGTGGTAATGACATAGCAGCGGGTGGTCCAGCTGGGGTTGGCGGTGGTTCCAGCTCAGGGGCTCAACAGTACCCCCCGCACTTTTCATCTCTGGACTTGGATGCGATGAGACAGGAGGGGGTTCTTGGGAAACCTATTAGATTTGATGCTAGTGATACCCAGGGTACCGGAGGTCTATCAGAGTTTCAAGTTGGTCAGCGGTTTCAGGATAAAGAGGAGGCTGTGTTAAGTGTGAAGAC GGGTATTTGGGAGGTAAAATGGTATAACGGTCCTCATACTTGTCTAGCCACATCGATCTCGAGCGATCACAGGAGTCTTGATTATCACGTGATCTTGGCATTCATCATGCCAATGATTAGAGCTGATGCATCCATTTGTATCAAGGTACTTCTGAATGCGACAGAGGCACATTTCAGGTTTAGGCCGGCTTATAAGAGGGTTTGGTTGGCTAAGCAGAAGGCCATGGCACAAATTTACAGAGattgggatgagtcatacaacgagctgTCGCGGTGGGTGTTAGGTGTGCAGCTGACGATGCCTGGTAGTGTTGCAGTGTTGAGGACGAGTGCTATTCGTGTTGGTGGTCAGGTGGACGACTCGCAAGCCTATTTTCATCGACTTTTCTGGACATTTCCACCGTTGCATGCTCGAGTACATCGGTAG